From the Ignavibacteriales bacterium genome, the window GCAAAATACTCGGAAATATCATTCAACAAATACCAACAGCTCCTCACTGACAACAAGATCCAGAGCGCAACCGTAAGGAAATCTGAAGACAGCTATGAATTTTATGGTAAACTCAAGCAACCCGAACAGATAGATATTAATGGCAAATCCTTCACGCTGGATAATTTCAGTGTCTTTTTACCATATACCAACGTTGACGATGCAGTAATAAAATCCTGGAACGAGCACGGCGTCGATATCACAGTTGAAAAAGACGATGGCGGATGGCTTGGACCTTTGCTAAGTGCTTTGCCATGGATACTTATCCTTATTGTTTGGATAGTGATTATGCGCAGGATGCAGTCCGGTTCAGGCGGCACGCGAGGCATTTTCTCATTTGGTAAATCCAAAGCTAAAATGCTCACCGAATCATCCATTAAGGTCACATTCAAAGACGTTGCCGGTGCTGATGAAGCCAAACAGGAGCTGAGTGAAATAATCGAATTTTTAAAAAGCCCCGGTAAATTCCAAAAACTGGGCGGAAAGATACCTCGCGGAGTACTCCTTCTTGGACCTCCCGGGACCGGCAAGACTCTTCTCGCAAGAGCAGTCGCCGGTGAAGCCGGTGTTCCTTTCTTTTCTATCAGCGGTGCTGACTTTGTTGAAATGTTCGTCGGTGTAGGTGCGTCACGAGTCAGAGACCTCTTCGAGCAGGGTAAAAAGAACGCCCCGTGTATCATATTCATAGATGAGATAGATGCAGTAGGAAGACACAGAGGTGCAGGATTAGGTGGCGGACACGATGAAAGAGAACAGACACTCAATCAGCTTCTCATCGAAATGGACGGCTTTGAGCAAAATAACGGTGTTATTGTAATAGCTTCCACAAACAGACCTGACATTCTGGATCCGGCATTGTTGAGACCGGGTAGATTTGACAGGCAAGTAGTTGTAGATAGACCTGACGTAAAAGGACGTGAAGGCATATTAAAAGTTCATACAAGAAAGATTCCATTAGCAAAAGACGTAAAGCTTGAGATAATTGCAAAGGGCACTCCCGGATTCTCCGGTGCTGACCTTGCTAATCTCGTTAATGAAGCCGCTCTTACAGCCGCTAGAAGGGATGCCGATTCTGTCACCATGAAAGATATGGACGCTGCCAAGGACAAAGTAATGATGGGTACAGAAAGAAGAAGCATGATAATCTCCGACAGCGAAAAGAAGACAACCGCTTACCATGAAGCCGGTCACGTTATCGTTGCCAAGATGATCCCTGAAGCAGATCCGGTGCACAAAGTTACCATCATCCCGAGAGGAAGAGCATTAGGAGTTACGACATATCTTCCAATGGATGAAAAACATAGCTATTCAAAAGAACATATCGAAGCTATCATCGCATACGCTATGGGTGGAAGAGCCGCAGAGAGACTGATCTTCAATGAATATACAACCGGTGCAAGCAATGACATCGAAAGAGCAACAGGGCTTGCCAAACGAATGGTTTGTGATTACGGAATGAGCGAAAAGCTCGGTCCGCTAAAATACGGTGAGAAACAGGAAGAAATATTCCTGGGCAGGGAAATTCAGCAGAGAAGTGACCATAGTGAAGCAACGCAGATTATGATCGACGAGGAAGTTAAGAAAGTCGTTCAAAGTTCAATGGACAGAGCTGAAAAGATCCTCAAACAGAATGAAAATGTGCTTCACGCCATGGCTAATGCATTGCTCGAGAGAGAAACACTTGAATCTGAAGAGATAGATATAATCATGAGAGGTGAGACACTTCCTCCGGTTGAAAAAAAGGAAGAAGTTTCTGAAAACGAAGAAGTTGTAAAAACTAAGAAGAAATCTAAAGAGGATACATCATTTTCTCCCGGCGACGTTGCTCTTGCAAATTAAAATAAAAATAAAGCTTTTATAATTATAACCGGCTCCTATTTCCGCGCGGAGCCGGATTTTTTTTAAATGGAAGAAGTACAGGATAAAATAAGTTTTACCAGCGAGCTAAAAAGGAAGTTCATTCACATTTCCTCATCATGGATAGCATTTGCGTATATTTTTCTTTCCAAAGAGCTTATGATCATAATCCTTGCCGGATTATTCTTAGGAAGTCTCTTATCAGATATTGCGCGCTATTATTCCAAATGGTTTAATGATTTTTATATGAAAGTCGTCGGTCCCGTATTGAGAAGCCACGAGGTCAGACTAAAAAGCATTACACTAACAGGTGCAACTTACTTAATGTTTTCAGCACTATTGAGTGTTGTCATATTCCCAAAAGAAGTTGCTATCTCTGCGATATTCCTTATGACAATTGGTGATGCAGTCGCGGCTGTTATCGGGAAATCATTCGGAAGGTTAAAGTTTTATACTAAAACTTTCGAAGGAGGTCTCGCTTTCTTTATCGCCGGAGTGATAATCGTACTTCTGGCTCCAAAGCTTTCAAATAATGTAAATGAGTATTATATCGGCATAGCCGCTGTTTTCGTTACAACTATAATCGAAATGCTCCCGTTAAAACTCGATGACAATATTACCGTCCCGATAGTTTTCGGACTTTCGTATTTATCTTTCATTAAGATCTTTCTTAATTAATCTTCAAATGATATGTCATTTAGATGTGGTATTGTAGGCTTACCTAACGTAGGTAAATCAACTTTATTCAATGCTGTAACCTCGACCCAGAATGCGGAAGCCGCAAACTATCCTTTCTGCACCATAGATCCAAATACGGGAACGGTTATTGTCCCTGACGAGCGCGAGAATAAGCTTGTGAAGATGTATAATCCCAAAAAAGTTGTCCCAACCACTATAGAATTTGTTGATATAGCCGGGCTGGTGCGAGGCGCGTCTAAAGGTGAAGGCCTTGGAAACCAATTCCTGTCTCACATCAGGGAAGTCAATGCCATAATCCATATCGTACGGTGCTTTGAAAACGATAATGTTATTCACGTTGATAATAAAGTTGATCCCAAAAGCGATATTGAAACGATTGAAACCGAGCTTATACTAAAGGACCTTGAAACGATTGAAAAGAGGCTCGAAAAGACTGGCAAGACTGCTAAATCCGGCGACAAAGATGCTAAAAAAGAGATAGAGATTCTCGAAGGCTTGAAACAGCACCTCTCTGGGGGCAGAATGGGGAAATATTTTACTGATTCACTTCCTAAAGAGAACGTATCGATCGTAAATTCTCTTCATTTACTAACCGATAAGCCCGTCATTTATGTTGCTAATGTGGACGAGGCGGGTATAAATGGAAATCAGTATTCCGATATGGTGAAGGAGATCGCTACTAAAGAAAATGCTAGATTTCTTATACTCTCCGTGCAGATAGAATCTGAAATAGCCCAGCTCGAAACTGAAGAAGAGAAACAAGACTTTCTGAAAGAAATGGGAATTGAAGAGTCCGGGCTTACACGCCTCATTAAAGAAGCATATTCATTACTCAACCTTATCACATTCTTCACTGCCGGCGAAAAAGAAGTTCATTCATGGACTATAGAAAAGGGGAGTACCGCGCCTCAAGCCGCCGGTGAGATACACACCGACTTTGAAAAAGGATTTATCCGCGCTGAAATAATGCGTTATGACGACTTAATTAGTCTGGGATCTGAACAGGCTGTTAAGGAAAAAGGTTTATTGAAAGTTGAGGGTAAGGAGTATATTGTACAGGATGGTGATATAGTGTACTTCAGGTTTAACGTCTGATCACTGGACGCCCAGGAACTGCAATCCGTTCACCGTTATCAGAGCCAGCAGGTAAGCGATTCCTGTGAATATGACGACTTGCATTACAGGAATTCTCCAACCGCCGGTTTCCTTCCGTGAAATTGCCACAGTAGAGAGACACTGCATTGCGAATACAAAGAACACAATAAGCCCTATGATCGTTGATGTGGTAAATAATTTTTTGCCCGTTGCCTCATTTCGAGCATCCTGCATCGATCCGAGTATCGATTCCTGAAGCTTCTCATCGTCATCGTCCGTTATTTTGAATATCAGCGCCATTGAACTTACGAATACCTCACGTGCCGCGAATGTAGCGATAAGCGAAACACCTACCCGCCAGTCCATTCCAATTGGCTGCATTACAGGTTCTATGAATTTTCCTAACTGTGCCGCATATGAATGTGTTATCCTTTCGTATGCAATAGTTTGCTCAACTTTATCCGGAGCTATGTTTTGAGTATCCACTTTAGGACTGTAATTTGGGAATGAGGTCAATACCCAGAGTATAAGCGAAAGATAAAGTATAACAGGTCCGGCTTTCCTTACATATGACCCTGAACTTTTAAAGATTCGTGCTATTACATCACGTAGATTTGGAGCTCTATAAGCAGGGAGTTCGATAATAAATGAGCTGTTATCTTTTTCCTTTACTATCTTTTTACTGAATTTATTCACCACTCCTGCAATGATAAGTGAACTTACGATGCTGAATACATAAATAATTGCAAGGCTCACACCGCCTATCCATGGCTTATTCCTTGGTGTCAGATAGGCAAGTAACAATGCATATACAGGTAATCTTGCGCTGCAGCTCATCAAAGGGATTATGAATATCGTTAGAAATCTCTCACGCTTGCTCTGTATCGTTCTTGTTGCCATTATAGCGGGAATTGCGCATGCAAAACCGGATAGCATTGGTACAAATGAACGTCCGTTTAGTCCTATTTTCGATAAAGGTTTGTCTATCAGCATTGCTCCGCGAGCCAGGTAACCCGAATCTTCGAGCAATCCTAATATGAAGAATAATATCACTATCTGGGGCAGGAATACAAGTACCGAACCCAATCCGGCAATTAGTCCATTAGCAACAAGGTCACCGAACCAGTTATCACCGATAGTCTCTAGGGCGGATGATGATAATGTTCCAAAGAATAGGTCTATTAGGTCCATCAAAGGCGCCGCCAGCCAGAATATAGCTGTAAATGTTAACGACATTACCACCAAAAAGGAAAATATGCCCCAAAACTTATGTAGGAAAAACTTGTCTAATTTAAGTGAAAATGAATCCAGGGATCTGTGAGAGTCCGGTCCGTTTGAGAGTATTTTAAGCTGTTTATTAGCCTCATTAATCTTTAAAAGCTGGCCTCCTTGCTCATGGTAATCGATCTTTTCAAGCACCGCCGACTCTATATCACTTATCTCCTTGAATGAATTCAGAAGATCCTCACGCGAGGAGTGTTCGGGAAACTCTTTTGCCATCGCTTCACCGAATTCCTCCATGTTCTTACCGACTATCATTAGGAGTTCATCTATTCCATTACCGTTACGGCTGTCTATTTTTACCACGTCACAGCCCAATATCGCGCCTAATCTCTCAGTATTTATATCATAACCCTTCTTATTCAGAAGATCATTCATCGTAAGGGCAACTATTACCCTGAATTTTGACTTTAGAAGCTGTTTAACGAGTAAAAGCTGTCTGGAAAGCTGGCTTGCATCTATGGTAACGACTGCAATGTCAGTCTCCCCGAATTTCGGATGTGAAAATATGTAATCAACCGATAATTTTTCGTCGGGAGAGCAGGGGATTAAGCTGATTATTCCCGGTGAGTCGAGTATCTGAGCATTAACTGAGTACTTGCCAAGTATTCTGGATATAGAGTATTCTACGGTTGAACCGGGATAGTTAACCGTCTTATATTTCTTACCGCTAAGAAAATTGAATAAAGTAGTTTTACCCGAATTTGGATGTCCGAGAAGTGTGATTAATGGTATTTTTTCCAGAACTGTATTTTCTACAACCGGCATCTATCGTTTATCATGTTCCAAAATAATGCACTCAGCTTCACTCTTGCGGATAGCTATTACCGAACCGCGTATTGACAGCGCTATTGGATCCTTAAACAACGGCTCGAATGCAAGCTCTATCTCTTCACCCGGCGTAAATCCTACTTCCATTATCCTGCGTGAAGACGGATGGTCATTATCGATGTCCTCGATTATTCCTTTTTCACCTAATTTTAAATTCGCCGCTGTCCTCATAAATGAAGCTTATTAAGACTCAATTTAGATATATCCTTAAGTTTTTTCAACCTAATTTGCTGTCCACAGGTTTCTGTGAAGCGAGCTCTTTATAATTCTCGCACTTCTCTTTTTCATTACACGTAGCAAATACCTGCAGTGTATGGTCTATTGACTTAAGGTTATTCTCTTTGCATACTTTATCTTGAAGCTGTTCTATCTTCGGCGCTTCAAATTCGAGTATCTTATTACACGACACACATATAATATGGTAATGCAAGTTTCTGCCGTACTTCGTCTCAAACCTTGTCCTGTCGCCCTTAAAGTTATGCTTCGATAATATCCCGCACTCGCTCATTAGTTCGAGCGTCTTGTATACCGTTGCTCTGGATACCTTGAGATAATCGTTCTTCAT encodes:
- a CDS encoding ATP-dependent metallopeptidase FtsH/Yme1/Tma family protein, with translation MDQENNNKQQNNNNNKDDFNWNRVFKIVLGWSAILIGFFLLMIYTKGTDAKYSEISFNKYQQLLTDNKIQSATVRKSEDSYEFYGKLKQPEQIDINGKSFTLDNFSVFLPYTNVDDAVIKSWNEHGVDITVEKDDGGWLGPLLSALPWILILIVWIVIMRRMQSGSGGTRGIFSFGKSKAKMLTESSIKVTFKDVAGADEAKQELSEIIEFLKSPGKFQKLGGKIPRGVLLLGPPGTGKTLLARAVAGEAGVPFFSISGADFVEMFVGVGASRVRDLFEQGKKNAPCIIFIDEIDAVGRHRGAGLGGGHDEREQTLNQLLIEMDGFEQNNGVIVIASTNRPDILDPALLRPGRFDRQVVVDRPDVKGREGILKVHTRKIPLAKDVKLEIIAKGTPGFSGADLANLVNEAALTAARRDADSVTMKDMDAAKDKVMMGTERRSMIISDSEKKTTAYHEAGHVIVAKMIPEADPVHKVTIIPRGRALGVTTYLPMDEKHSYSKEHIEAIIAYAMGGRAAERLIFNEYTTGASNDIERATGLAKRMVCDYGMSEKLGPLKYGEKQEEIFLGREIQQRSDHSEATQIMIDEEVKKVVQSSMDRAEKILKQNENVLHAMANALLERETLESEEIDIIMRGETLPPVEKKEEVSENEEVVKTKKKSKEDTSFSPGDVALAN
- a CDS encoding dolichol kinase, encoding MEEVQDKISFTSELKRKFIHISSSWIAFAYIFLSKELMIIILAGLFLGSLLSDIARYYSKWFNDFYMKVVGPVLRSHEVRLKSITLTGATYLMFSALLSVVIFPKEVAISAIFLMTIGDAVAAVIGKSFGRLKFYTKTFEGGLAFFIAGVIIVLLAPKLSNNVNEYYIGIAAVFVTTIIEMLPLKLDDNITVPIVFGLSYLSFIKIFLN
- the ychF gene encoding redox-regulated ATPase YchF; this encodes MSFRCGIVGLPNVGKSTLFNAVTSTQNAEAANYPFCTIDPNTGTVIVPDERENKLVKMYNPKKVVPTTIEFVDIAGLVRGASKGEGLGNQFLSHIREVNAIIHIVRCFENDNVIHVDNKVDPKSDIETIETELILKDLETIEKRLEKTGKTAKSGDKDAKKEIEILEGLKQHLSGGRMGKYFTDSLPKENVSIVNSLHLLTDKPVIYVANVDEAGINGNQYSDMVKEIATKENARFLILSVQIESEIAQLETEEEKQDFLKEMGIEESGLTRLIKEAYSLLNLITFFTAGEKEVHSWTIEKGSTAPQAAGEIHTDFEKGFIRAEIMRYDDLISLGSEQAVKEKGLLKVEGKEYIVQDGDIVYFRFNV
- the feoB gene encoding ferrous iron transport protein B, with protein sequence MPVVENTVLEKIPLITLLGHPNSGKTTLFNFLSGKKYKTVNYPGSTVEYSISRILGKYSVNAQILDSPGIISLIPCSPDEKLSVDYIFSHPKFGETDIAVVTIDASQLSRQLLLVKQLLKSKFRVIVALTMNDLLNKKGYDINTERLGAILGCDVVKIDSRNGNGIDELLMIVGKNMEEFGEAMAKEFPEHSSREDLLNSFKEISDIESAVLEKIDYHEQGGQLLKINEANKQLKILSNGPDSHRSLDSFSLKLDKFFLHKFWGIFSFLVVMSLTFTAIFWLAAPLMDLIDLFFGTLSSSALETIGDNWFGDLVANGLIAGLGSVLVFLPQIVILFFILGLLEDSGYLARGAMLIDKPLSKIGLNGRSFVPMLSGFACAIPAIMATRTIQSKRERFLTIFIIPLMSCSARLPVYALLLAYLTPRNKPWIGGVSLAIIYVFSIVSSLIIAGVVNKFSKKIVKEKDNSSFIIELPAYRAPNLRDVIARIFKSSGSYVRKAGPVILYLSLILWVLTSFPNYSPKVDTQNIAPDKVEQTIAYERITHSYAAQLGKFIEPVMQPIGMDWRVGVSLIATFAAREVFVSSMALIFKITDDDDEKLQESILGSMQDARNEATGKKLFTTSTIIGLIVFFVFAMQCLSTVAISRKETGGWRIPVMQVVIFTGIAYLLALITVNGLQFLGVQ
- a CDS encoding ferrous iron transport protein A, with the protein product MRTAANLKLGEKGIIEDIDNDHPSSRRIMEVGFTPGEEIELAFEPLFKDPIALSIRGSVIAIRKSEAECIILEHDKR
- a CDS encoding transcriptional repressor; its protein translation is MASKEVKEVFINYLKEHAHRITNERFLILDAAMDMEGHFDADELFFKMKNDYLKVSRATVYKTLELMSECGILSKHNFKGDRTRFETKYGRNLHYHIICVSCNKILEFEAPKIEQLQDKVCKENNLKSIDHTLQVFATCNEKEKCENYKELASQKPVDSKLG